The sequence CTGAGTTCTTTGTGTGAACAAAATTGTATTGTTATAGTGTTACCTCCGTAGGCGACGCAGGCTAGTTGGACGGTGTTCCCCACGTAGTAAGGTCCCACGTTCTGGCTCGTGTTGACGCCAGCGCTCGCTTTCGCCACTTGGGTGCCGTTCTCATGCACCACCCAAAGATGGCGCGGTGGCTCTACGATTTATAAAATAAGATGATgagttgtttttattgtttaccaaaATACTTACTTGTACCTACTTAGCACATGGGAAAAAACTCTGTTAATAAGCCCATATCCAGCTGACATTTCCCATTACGTCATTAGGTACCCTTAATCATTACCATCATCATGGTAATTAACCTtggcatataaataaatatattaattaaaaggaTTGTTAAAGGTGTTACTAAGCGTAATACACGCAAATTGCTTaacagatatacctacatacaatgtAGCAGAGAGAAAAAAGGAGACTGTACCTAAGTCTTTATATACCTAGTAGGTACCCAGGTACTTAGCGTGATAAAGGTTCCCCTGATGGCGGGAAATAGCAGATATTAAACAGGATTTCAGCAGCGATTCCAATAACAATCAGTAGTTTTGCAAAAAACATTTTCCCGCAAGTTGTATTTAAAGGATGTGCAGTCacgatacataaaatattatgctgTCCATAAAATTGACATAAGCAGAAATAACACTAACAGATCTCTATCCTGTCTATTCTTAGAATAGTGTAATGTCAGTAACCGAGCTAATTATTATGCTATTAATGATGTAATGTTTACGTCGCGCAATTGTTTAATAAATGGAGCGAGCAGTTCCGGCGCAGTCAGCTTCCTCATTAGCCTCGCGGACCAATTAACTGAACCGCCGCTATTCTGCGGGATAGGTAAATTTCAGTTCGGCTCGTTACACACGCCTTTGTTCGTTATTTGCATGATGtaaaaacagaaatatttttcaaacctTCACCGACTTGTTGACATATTTCTGTAGATAAAGCCAATAAGTTATTGCAAGGCTGGTCGATCTTATTATTTGTTCTTATCTGGGGATGTCCCGTAAGACGAAACTAAAAGCCTATGTAGGAAATAAGGTGTTGACTGATGAAGGCAGTTTTGTTCAATAATGATCCACTATGACTCATCTGACACTTGAGTTACCTGTCATAAACGCCAACATTGATCCTATAGTCAGCTAAGTGCATGAGCAATTTGCACTCACATGCCACAAAGATCAGCGAATAAAGACGTTAACAGTTCACGTGTGTTACGCTAATTTCAGAATTGCTATCATTCCTTTTTTAAGTCCTACCTGTGACCTTTTATTGCGAagcatgtaggtacctacctaactacCTTCGATGTATGAACATTGTAAACCATTAGTTATTCTAGTTTGCAACCTGTGCGTTGCAAAGGAGTTGGTAGCTAGAAGAAAACAGCGGTTCCAATAACCAAGAAAAACCTTACAAGGCAAGGCATATGTCATCGATATGGAGGTTATCAATACTTGGATAGTCCCAGCAATAAATAGCAACTTACCGATAACGGCAAGATGGACATGCGTTTTGTGCGCAGGGCTGGCTGCGAAGTCCGCGAGACATGTATAGACGCCTGCGTCAGAGGGTCTGACGGTGACTATCTGCAGCTTGTCCTGTCCCTCGGTGTCGCCCGTCACCAGCCGGTAGCGCCCACCTGACGATGTCGTACTCTGATCTCCACCGCGCAGGTCACGACTGCTGATGCATTTGATGTTATAGTCAAATGTTTCTAACAAACTTTAGCTACAATCTACAAGGCATTTGTTATTAACCATTTCGACCCAGACACACAAAAAACCCAAATCCTATTTATCCCCCTCGAGTTCGAACCCGTAACACGGCGTTGGTCCTGTGACACACACAGACCAATCACTGAGTCACTAAATGTGTATTCTTGTCTTTCATTAGCTTGAACAATGAAATAGGACAGAGGATATATAGAGTACCATAGAAAGAAGAACGAATTAGATTTATTTAAGGTGCCTTTTTATtcaatataattcaatttttttcaagttaataaataaataattcgcaGATAGATTACATATCCCAAGGAAAACGAGATATTTCAACGAGGATGAAGACGCATTAGCGATGTCTTCTTAAGGTATTGCAAATTATGTTAATCATTCAGCAAAAGGAAGGAAGGACCATTAATTACCTAACTATGTACATCAAGCTATGTAACATGAATTGAAAACAATTCAATTACCTGTAGAATGCGGTAGTGGAACCATTTTTGTACCAAGCCAGTATATTGAGCTTGTCGTCAGGCTTCTCCGCTGACACGTCGCATGGTAGCTCGACACTCTGCCCCGCCACAGCCTCAACTAACCGTTCGAAACAAAGGATAAGTTATCTGTCTAGGCTTTTGAGCCCACAATACTTACACAATACTTAGTTTTTGAGGATATTGCATGCAATTATTTTGATGTGCATCATAATTATATCGTAAAGCGAAAATTCGTTCGCAAAAACAATTAAGTACCTAGATAATGTAAGATCACAGCAGCTCCGAATTAAGTATCTAATATTATATCTGTACCTACtaacttccgcccgcggtttcacccataaCCCTAGGGAACTGCTTCCCGCAAATGGATAAAAAGTTACACATGTgtgattttgataattttgatgtaagtaggtatctaatagGTGCATATTTTACTGCCAAGTATATTACTAGGATGTATTATTATTCGCAGTTACACACGAAACTTTGTCTGTGTTTGTAATTTCTACCTACTTACTACTTAATACTTAAAGATTACTGAATTTCCTTGACTGACACCTATTCAACGTTATTTAATAATCATAAGAAACTTATTAATCTTATaccaatatttaattactaCTAGTATGCATAtacatatgtttttattttaggtagCTGTGTCTACATTTGATGTTcaagactttaaaaataaagttaaacactataaaaatgattttttatgtaagtataagtTTGGGAAGGTTTATAACACATAATATATCTGCTAAAAGTAAAGGCACtgatttgataataaaataaaaacttgggTAGTGTTAAGGAAGCTTATAGGCCACTTATTCTAAGGACCTACATAGTACCTCCCGAAAACACCGCCACGTTTAAACCTAATCTGATTTACCTATTATTTCTATCCGAAACAGGCTTTTCTTATgctattattatgtacttatatCTAAGACTTCATTCATCACtgcagtatttaaaaaaaaacatcgtaattttACAAATTCTTACCTTTTTCGTAGATTTCTTGTGCAcatgtacattttattattaaaactatcaccgtaaaatatataaatctattcatttttacacaaatacttcatgaaaaaatatttattatttcatgacACATTACAAAATTCGGAGTCCGAAATTTCACAAGTCGAAGAGGGCACGTCCCGATTGGGCGCAACGGACACGCGTTTCAATTGGCGCGCTCGGCCGCAATAACGATATCGCCGGTCCAGGGAGCGCGGGACTCCGCTACCGGCCGGCGTGCGCGGTCCCGAACGCTTCCGGAGCGCCGCCTGTCCCCGCGCGTCACGTCACGCCCGCCCTGCCTGCCGAACCATCATTTACCTTACACTTTTTAATTGGAGAGGTCAAAACAATTGGGTCACTTCATctggatttatttattgtacaaactgggaaacattttatttcggGTAGTTATGTTGTTTCCGGTTAGCGCTGACCCTTTATGCGCCTTTGTGTGCACTCGTATCGGCTGGATGACCGTGCAAATTATGAATTTGCAGGCAGAGCGAATTAGCGTGGTGACCTCACGACCTGACCAAATGACGTGCCTCAGGAAACTACTTCCGACATCCGAATAAGAAGTAGCCAGCGAAGGCGCAAGTAGCCGGCTACAGATTACAACTTAGTTGTATCCTCGTCTCAGGTTAGAACTAAGTGTAACCATCATCATAGCGGCTACATTGTATTAAcacacaagctaataaatagcttacctTAGGGATGATAAAATATCTTATGTCATCAATTGTGATACATCTAACAAAAACTTGCGATACAAAAATAGGACTAGAAAAGTCAAAGAACTTTTTgttaggtttatttatttattgtaagtcTAATCACATTtcagtgatattttgagttttgttttattatctaAATACTGGAGCGGACACAATTACGTTAAGGCTAGGGGAGGTAGGTGTTTTGAGCCTCATAAAACTACATTTTGTTAAGTTCCTTCAGGGACCTGGTAAACAATACGGCTAACATAGCAATTACAGCACTGCCAATTGTGCCCACCACGATTTTCTTCCTCTTGTTGTGGCCCCCAGCTTTTGTCttcaactaaaataaaaaagattctaagatataattattgtttctaaCATGTAAGTATTATTTAGACTGTAACCTATTTATGATTTTCTGgacaataaatattaactattttttttacttataagtTAATTACCTTCAACTGTGTGTGCACAGCACTTTCCATAGAGTTCAGTATGTTGACCATTTCAGTAAGTGTTGCGAGTGCGACATTGGATGCATACTTGTCTTTGTATAACAAGCAGTCGGCTACTTTCTTTGTTTTGGTTATTACTGAGTTATTAGCAACCATGCTTAAATGTATTCTATGCAGGAGAAGTGCACTTTCTTCAAATACTTCCACTATTTCTTTAGGACCTAGATGTGCCCTGTGAAAGAAATGTAGGAAAGGTAGTGATTgagatttattttttaccttGTCTGCTTGTTCTTTTAATTCAGTAGTATAATGGTGCTTCTAATCTTGCTTCAACAAATGAACATAAAATTATGGCTGGGTACAAGTTTTGTCTATCTTCAACAACAACTACTATAAGTGAGCACCGCTTActcatatttcataaaattaaaatgatatacTGAATTCAGAAAACTAAACCGAAAATCTTATAGCAAGTTCATCTCTTACATGCTGACTGTAGATTCTTTATAGGCTGGAATTAATTTGGCCCTTTCAATAAGTTGTCTCCTAATTTCAGGTTCCACAATACCCAGCCTAGTTAGGTCCTCATCTGATAATTCTGTTAAGCCATATTgatcaatattttgttttctgaaATAAGAGTAATGAGACATGAAAGAattgcaattaattaaatacataataaaagtaTTCATAATTCTCTCACTTGAACACATCGATATATTTTTGAGCGCCTAGGCCGCATAATATTGAGCAAACGGGATCTTCAAACTTTGCTGAATCTATCCCATTGGCTTCCAATACTGTCTCTGTTTTctgattcatttttatttttcaaatacgaatgtccaaatattttatttgcggCTTTGGTCTAGAGTCTAGAATATGTCAACAGGTAATTTGTGGTGCGGCCGGTATTTGCGCCCGTATATTTGCCATTGCAGTTTGCTGtcaatgaaacaaaataaaacttcaacGAATAAAGTCATTGTCAATTATATTTGACATAACGCTATGGTCACTGTCTATCTGACATTTTCAAATTCGTTTCATTTCACGCAtgatacaagttttttgtaaTAACTGCGCGTGTGTTGTGGTGTACAGATTGCTACAGATCTACTACATTGATAGTGTGCGACTTCACTATAATAATGCtataacttaaatatttaaaaaaaatgaagatttaaaaaaatgaaaaatgaagaTGAAAGAAAGaagttggggtaaacgagttctagagtggagaccgcgcctcggcaaacgtagtgtaggacgtcctcaggcacggtggagtgatgacttgcgcaagacggctggcaggagctggatgcgagaagccgaaaatcgatctcagtggcgtgcacttggagaggcctatgtccagcagtggactgcgataggctgatgatgatgaagatttgGCACAAAGGTCAGAAGCcatgccatta is a genomic window of Helicoverpa zea isolate HzStark_Cry1AcR chromosome 6, ilHelZeax1.1, whole genome shotgun sequence containing:
- the LOC124631041 gene encoding uncharacterized protein LOC124631041 gives rise to the protein MNQKTETVLEANGIDSAKFEDPVCSILCGLGAQKYIDVFKKQNIDQYGLTELSDEDLTRLGIVEPEIRRQLIERAKLIPAYKESTVSMAHLGPKEIVEVFEESALLLHRIHLSMVANNSVITKTKKVADCLLYKDKYASNVALATLTEMVNILNSMESAVHTQLKLKTKAGGHNKRKKIVVGTIGSAVIAMLAVLFTRSLKELNKM